In a genomic window of Deltaproteobacteria bacterium HGW-Deltaproteobacteria-2:
- a CDS encoding ABC transporter permease produces the protein MKALNRKLWRELWQMKGQVFAITLVVASGVATFIMFISTVHSLEFTRTKFYHDYNFADVFVNLKRAPESLKDKIKNINGVNQLETRVCAQAKLDIKGFTESVTGKIISIPDDGKPLLNRLYLRAGRLPDPSRDDEVVINETFAQAHGLNPSDQFAAVINGKWKKLTITGIALSPEYILLMKAGAMSPDFKRYGALWMTRKAISRAYDMDGAFNDVVLTLYPGAKLSDVIRDLDNILGRYGGFGAYGRKDQISHRLLSEEFRQLNTSSKIFPTIFICVAAFLLNVVMSRTINTQREQIATLKAFGYSNMDIGVHYSHLVVLIITAGILCGIVIGIWFGKMLGGIYMETYRFPVLIYKLHPWVIISAVFISVLSALAGTAHSLWRASGQPPAEAMRPEAPAKYRVSFIEKTGIGRWLSQPSRIIIRNVERKPVRTFLSVIGIAVACATMISGGFFKDSVDYMVHIHFVLSQKEDMTVTFIEPTSYKAIYELKETQGINDGESFRVVPVNLKFGHRSYKTVINGVEPDSHLSLLLDKNLKIISLPSSGILLTDYLGEILGVKVGDLVTVEALEGSKVIRQVEVVALARQYLGVMGYMDLGALNRLMNEGDAISGAYLVTDSKYREKLFRSFVEMPRVSEIVIRKNEINNVYEVMAKGMLFFTFIATLMACSIAFGVVYNGARISLSERSRELSSLRVLGYTRGEIAYILLGELGLITLVAIPLGFFIGYWICAYIAQALDNDLFRVPLIIELNTYAQAAAVVLASALISGLIVRRKLDHLDLVEVLKTRE, from the coding sequence GTGAAAGCGCTGAACCGAAAACTGTGGCGGGAATTGTGGCAGATGAAAGGCCAGGTTTTTGCCATCACGCTGGTTGTAGCCAGCGGCGTGGCCACCTTCATCATGTTTATCAGTACCGTGCATTCTCTGGAGTTCACCAGAACCAAATTCTACCATGATTATAATTTTGCCGATGTCTTCGTCAATTTAAAGCGCGCCCCGGAAAGCCTGAAAGATAAAATAAAAAATATCAACGGCGTCAATCAACTGGAAACTCGCGTTTGCGCTCAAGCCAAGCTGGATATCAAGGGCTTTACCGAATCGGTTACCGGCAAGATAATATCCATTCCCGATGACGGCAAGCCGCTGTTGAACCGTCTTTATCTCAGAGCCGGCCGGTTGCCCGATCCCTCCAGAGATGATGAGGTGGTCATCAATGAAACCTTCGCTCAGGCGCACGGCCTTAATCCGTCGGACCAATTTGCGGCGGTTATCAACGGCAAGTGGAAAAAGCTGACGATTACCGGAATTGCTCTTTCTCCAGAGTACATTCTGCTGATGAAAGCCGGAGCAATGAGCCCCGATTTTAAACGCTACGGAGCTTTGTGGATGACACGCAAAGCCATCAGCAGAGCCTACGACATGGATGGCGCGTTCAACGATGTTGTTCTGACTCTGTATCCCGGAGCGAAGTTAAGCGATGTTATACGAGACCTTGATAATATTTTGGGACGATACGGTGGTTTCGGCGCCTATGGGCGTAAAGATCAAATATCCCACCGTCTGCTGAGTGAGGAATTCCGGCAACTCAATACCAGCTCTAAAATATTTCCCACGATTTTTATTTGTGTCGCCGCCTTCTTGCTGAATGTCGTCATGAGCAGAACAATCAACACTCAGCGCGAACAAATCGCCACGCTCAAAGCATTCGGCTACAGTAATATGGATATCGGTGTTCATTATTCGCACCTGGTCGTCCTGATTATTACCGCTGGCATTTTATGCGGCATAGTGATCGGCATCTGGTTTGGGAAAATGCTGGGCGGCATTTACATGGAAACGTATCGTTTCCCGGTGCTTATTTACAAATTACATCCGTGGGTGATTATCTCGGCTGTTTTTATCAGCGTTCTCTCCGCGCTTGCCGGGACCGCGCATTCTCTCTGGAGGGCCTCTGGGCAGCCGCCTGCCGAAGCAATGAGACCGGAAGCTCCGGCAAAATATAGAGTATCGTTCATTGAAAAAACAGGCATCGGCCGCTGGCTTTCACAGCCATCGCGGATTATCATCCGTAATGTTGAACGAAAACCGGTCAGAACTTTTCTTTCGGTCATTGGTATTGCTGTTGCCTGCGCTACAATGATTTCCGGCGGATTCTTTAAAGACTCAGTTGATTACATGGTGCATATTCATTTTGTTCTTTCACAGAAAGAAGACATGACAGTAACTTTTATCGAACCAACGTCCTATAAGGCAATATACGAACTAAAGGAAACTCAGGGAATCAATGACGGCGAGAGTTTTCGGGTCGTTCCTGTAAACTTAAAATTCGGTCACCGCAGTTATAAAACAGTTATCAACGGAGTAGAACCGGACAGCCATCTTAGTCTTTTGCTGGATAAGAATCTTAAGATCATTTCCCTACCCTCATCGGGCATTCTGCTGACCGATTATCTGGGCGAGATCCTCGGGGTTAAGGTAGGCGATCTTGTGACAGTTGAGGCGCTCGAAGGGTCCAAGGTCATCCGTCAGGTTGAGGTTGTCGCTTTGGCCAGACAGTATCTGGGTGTGATGGGCTACATGGATTTGGGTGCTCTTAACCGTTTAATGAATGAAGGCGACGCCATATCCGGCGCCTATCTTGTCACGGATTCGAAATACAGGGAAAAGCTCTTCAGATCTTTCGTGGAAATGCCGCGCGTTTCGGAAATTGTCATCAGAAAGAATGAAATCAACAATGTTTATGAAGTTATGGCAAAAGGGATGCTTTTTTTTACTTTTATTGCTACACTAATGGCGTGTTCGATCGCGTTCGGCGTTGTCTATAACGGCGCGAGAATATCCTTATCCGAACGAAGTCGCGAGCTTTCCAGCCTGCGTGTGCTTGGATACACGCGCGGCGAGATAGCCTATATTCTTCTGGGAGAACTGGGGCTGATAACACTTGTGGCCATTCCTCTGGGGTTTTTTATCGGATATTGGATATGCGCTTATATTGCGCAAGCCCTGGATAACGATCTTTTCCGCGTGCCGCTGATTATAGAGTTAAATACATACGCTCAGGCAGCGGCGGTAGTGCTTGCTTCGGCCTTGATATCGGGATTGATTGTGCGCCGTAAACTCGACCATCTTGATTTGGTGGAGGTTTTAAAAACCAGAGAATGA
- a CDS encoding acetyl-CoA synthase subunit gamma yields the protein MNQSFVSGFVDTPAGRLPQVSSTLVWNDRWGSIKARWGVGRMEYKIDPGLYALGMPDDKSLVFVSANYKMSFDLLRQALAGRSGWILVLDTQGINVWCAAGKGTFGTEELVRRIESSSLKNIVSHRKLILPQLGAPGVAAHRVKKISGFNVQYGPIRAEDLPAYLDAGFKATIQMRMKTFSLKERTVLIPIELVEAMKAFLLIAAAFFIISGIGGPLGFLANAMNFGLFAVLALLCAVIGGAVLNPLLLPYLPGRAFSIKGFSIGIVIALMLLYLRDINLSLWPGKVEAMAWLLIIPAMAGYLAMNFTGCSTYTSLSGVKREMRWALPLEIACGAAGIVMWIGAIFIY from the coding sequence TTGAATCAATCTTTCGTCAGTGGTTTTGTTGATACGCCTGCAGGCAGATTGCCGCAGGTATCGTCAACTCTTGTCTGGAATGATCGCTGGGGGAGTATTAAGGCGCGCTGGGGTGTGGGTAGGATGGAGTATAAAATTGATCCGGGACTTTACGCGTTGGGCATGCCGGATGATAAATCGCTTGTTTTTGTTTCTGCCAATTACAAAATGAGTTTTGACCTCTTAAGGCAAGCACTTGCTGGTCGTTCCGGCTGGATTCTGGTGTTGGATACGCAGGGGATTAATGTCTGGTGCGCCGCGGGCAAAGGAACTTTCGGTACGGAGGAACTCGTAAGAAGAATAGAATCAAGCAGCCTGAAAAATATTGTCAGTCACAGGAAACTAATTCTTCCTCAACTGGGAGCGCCGGGTGTGGCCGCCCACAGGGTAAAAAAAATCTCCGGCTTTAATGTTCAGTACGGGCCTATTCGTGCGGAGGATTTGCCCGCATATCTGGATGCCGGTTTTAAGGCAACGATACAAATGCGTATGAAAACTTTTTCTTTGAAGGAAAGAACAGTTCTGATTCCCATTGAACTTGTGGAAGCGATGAAAGCCTTTCTGCTTATCGCGGCCGCATTTTTTATTATCAGCGGAATAGGCGGACCATTGGGGTTCCTGGCCAACGCCATGAACTTCGGTTTGTTTGCCGTTTTGGCTTTGCTTTGCGCTGTTATCGGAGGCGCTGTGCTCAATCCTTTGTTGCTGCCGTATCTACCGGGGCGGGCGTTTTCAATTAAAGGTTTTTCGATAGGCATTGTGATAGCCCTGATGCTTCTTTATCTGCGCGATATTAATTTATCGCTATGGCCGGGAAAAGTTGAAGCCATGGCGTGGCTGTTAATTATTCCCGCAATGGCTGGATATCTGGCAATGAATTTTACCGGCTGTTCCACCTACACATCTTTATCGGGAGTGAAAAGAGAAATGCGCTGGGCTCTGCCTCTGGAGATCGCCTGCGGCGCTGCGGGCATTGTTATGTGGATAGGCGCGATTTTTATCTATTAG
- the trpB gene encoding tryptophan synthase subunit beta, which yields MNQTLPDKNGHFGIFGGRYAAETLMPALIELEKAYQTARKDKNFQKEFEWYQREYAGRPTPLYFASRMSESLRGAKIYLKREDLNHTGSHKINNTLGQALLARRMGKKKVIAETGAGQHGVATATVAALFGMECKIFMGEEDIRRQAPNVFRMKILGAEVVPVKSGTATLKDAMNEAMRYWVSSVRDTFYVIGTTAGPHPYPQMVRDFQSIIGRETKKQIMKLEGRNPDVMIACVGGGSNAMGTFYPFRNEKNIAMYGVEAAGHGLNTSEHSASINGGKVGVLHGNKTYLLQDEHGQVRDAYSIAAGLDYPGVGPEHAYFHAAKKVKYVTVTDKEAIKAFSFLSLKEGIIPALESSHAIAHAMKLAPKMAKNKIVVVCLSGRGDKDAQTIIETI from the coding sequence ATGAATCAAACATTGCCTGATAAAAACGGTCATTTCGGAATTTTCGGCGGAAGATATGCTGCCGAAACTTTGATGCCCGCTTTAATCGAACTGGAGAAGGCTTATCAAACCGCCCGAAAAGATAAAAACTTCCAAAAGGAATTCGAGTGGTATCAGCGCGAATATGCCGGACGTCCCACACCTCTTTACTTCGCCAGTCGTATGTCCGAATCTCTACGCGGCGCAAAAATTTATCTCAAGCGCGAAGATTTGAATCATACCGGATCTCACAAAATAAACAATACGCTGGGGCAGGCGCTTCTGGCTCGCAGGATGGGCAAGAAAAAAGTTATTGCTGAAACCGGAGCGGGACAGCACGGCGTGGCCACGGCCACAGTGGCAGCGCTCTTCGGCATGGAGTGCAAAATATTCATGGGCGAGGAAGATATCCGCCGTCAGGCACCCAATGTTTTCCGCATGAAGATACTGGGCGCGGAAGTAGTACCCGTGAAAAGTGGCACTGCCACACTTAAAGACGCGATGAACGAAGCCATGCGTTACTGGGTATCGAGCGTTCGTGATACTTTTTACGTTATCGGCACAACCGCCGGTCCTCATCCTTACCCACAGATGGTGCGCGACTTCCAATCGATCATAGGGCGAGAAACAAAAAAACAGATCATGAAACTGGAAGGCAGAAATCCCGATGTTATGATTGCCTGCGTGGGTGGAGGCAGTAATGCCATGGGAACGTTCTATCCCTTTCGCAATGAAAAGAATATCGCCATGTACGGTGTGGAAGCAGCCGGTCATGGTTTGAATACCTCGGAGCATTCGGCAAGCATCAACGGCGGTAAAGTCGGAGTTTTGCACGGGAACAAGACTTATCTTTTACAGGATGAACATGGGCAGGTACGTGACGCCTATTCTATTGCCGCAGGCCTGGATTATCCCGGTGTCGGTCCGGAGCACGCCTACTTCCACGCAGCGAAAAAAGTAAAATATGTCACCGTAACGGATAAGGAAGCTATCAAGGCATTTTCATTTTTATCGTTGAAGGAAGGTATCATTCCGGCGCTGGAGAGCTCGCACGCAATCGCTCACGCAATGAAGTTGGCTCCAAAAATGGCTAAAAATAAAATCGTTGTTGTTTGTCTTTCGGGACGCGGTGATAAGGACGCCCAAACGATCATAGAAACAATTTAA
- a CDS encoding ferridoxin → MKQQIYLKNVVTLQLDENKCTGCGMCLDVCPHEVFRMNTKHVVIQNRDACMECGACSQNCPADAISVQSGVGCAAAVINSILGKDGECCCGPDTGGNASGSKSCC, encoded by the coding sequence ATGAAACAACAAATTTATCTTAAAAACGTTGTTACTCTGCAATTGGATGAAAATAAATGCACCGGCTGTGGAATGTGCCTGGATGTTTGTCCGCATGAAGTGTTCAGGATGAATACAAAGCACGTAGTGATTCAAAATCGCGATGCATGTATGGAATGCGGCGCATGCAGTCAAAATTGTCCTGCCGATGCAATTTCCGTGCAATCCGGTGTCGGTTGTGCAGCGGCGGTGATTAATTCCATACTGGGCAAAGATGGAGAATGTTGTTGCGGACCGGATACCGGTGGCAACGCGTCCGGCAGCAAAAGCTGTTGTTGA
- a CDS encoding efflux transporter periplasmic adaptor subunit, with protein MNHSLRRKVLVISVLTIVVVLLIYGFLPKTQTVDIVSVTRGPLQITIEEEGRTRLKERFTVSAPTAGYMRRINVKVGDPVKKGQIVAVLEPLQSQSLDPRSRATAQAAVSSAEATLNAAIERERMAKADAGYIEQRLERLRALYAKGSISKDQFDQIASEAQKVRALQNSAAAEVNVAKSELERAKITLQNFTAVKRNSKNDAVSVSAPLSGAVFRVYRESEGAVNIGEPLVDIGDVKNLEVRVEVLSSDAVKIKKGTPVLFKRWGRDEPLTGIVRLVEPAGFTKISSLGVEEQRVLIIVDITSPSQKWNILGDGFRMEAHFIIWEEKNILQVPTSALFRSGTGWAVFVAEKGKARKRIVEVGQRNGLAAEILSGLKEKEKVVAYPEDSISDGTKIQARK; from the coding sequence ATGAATCACTCGTTACGCAGAAAAGTATTAGTAATCAGTGTTTTAACGATAGTTGTCGTCTTGCTTATTTATGGCTTTCTACCTAAAACTCAAACTGTTGATATTGTTTCCGTCACGCGGGGTCCGCTCCAAATTACGATTGAAGAAGAAGGACGCACTCGACTGAAAGAGCGTTTTACTGTTTCCGCCCCCACGGCCGGATACATGCGGCGCATCAATGTAAAAGTAGGAGATCCGGTAAAGAAAGGACAAATAGTTGCTGTGTTGGAACCGTTACAGTCGCAGTCGCTTGATCCCCGGAGCCGTGCAACGGCTCAAGCTGCCGTTTCTTCCGCCGAGGCGACTCTCAATGCCGCGATAGAAAGAGAGCGGATGGCGAAAGCTGATGCCGGTTACATTGAGCAAAGGCTGGAAAGATTAAGAGCTTTATATGCCAAAGGTTCTATTTCCAAGGATCAGTTCGATCAGATAGCTTCCGAGGCGCAAAAAGTGAGGGCACTGCAGAATTCGGCTGCGGCAGAAGTGAATGTCGCCAAATCCGAGTTGGAGCGGGCAAAAATAACATTGCAGAATTTTACAGCGGTTAAAAGAAACAGTAAAAATGATGCTGTTTCGGTATCTGCACCATTGAGTGGTGCTGTGTTCAGGGTTTACCGCGAAAGTGAAGGTGCGGTAAATATAGGCGAGCCGCTGGTAGATATCGGCGATGTCAAAAATCTGGAAGTCCGTGTCGAAGTTCTGTCTTCGGATGCGGTCAAAATAAAAAAAGGTACACCGGTTTTGTTCAAACGATGGGGCAGAGATGAACCACTTACAGGCATAGTGCGACTGGTTGAACCGGCTGGATTTACAAAAATATCCAGCCTGGGCGTGGAAGAGCAGAGAGTTCTGATTATTGTCGATATTACTTCGCCGTCTCAGAAGTGGAATATCCTGGGCGATGGTTTCCGCATGGAAGCTCACTTTATTATATGGGAAGAAAAAAATATCCTTCAGGTTCCCACCAGTGCTCTTTTCCGGTCGGGGACGGGATGGGCAGTGTTTGTCGCAGAGAAGGGAAAGGCGCGTAAGCGTATAGTTGAGGTTGGTCAGAGAAATGGACTGGCAGCGGAAATCCTGTCCGGATTAAAAGAAAAAGAAAAAGTGGTTGCCTATCCCGAAGATTCGATCAGTGACGGTACAAAAATCCAGGCAAGAAAATAA
- a CDS encoding tryptophan synthase subunit alpha has translation MNRIGDKFKSLRAKNEKALIVYLTAGDPSLDITKKLIFALEKAGVDILEIGVPFSDPTADGPVIQAASQRSLKSGTTLESVLKMVAEVRKVSEIPIVLFGYFNPIFAFGVKKFAHAARTAGVDGVLVVDLPYEEAKELRTYTDAVGIDFISLIAPTTEEARLKKIAADATGFLYYISITGITGTAAPKIDNIKIEVEKIRKVTKLPIAVGFGISKPQQAREIGRFADGIVIGSAVVRMIDENKNNRDLIEIVSDYIIDIKKELNIYYA, from the coding sequence ATGAACCGAATTGGAGATAAATTTAAATCTTTACGCGCCAAAAATGAAAAGGCGCTGATTGTTTATTTAACGGCAGGTGATCCATCTCTGGACATCACCAAGAAATTAATCTTTGCTTTAGAAAAAGCCGGAGTGGATATCCTGGAAATCGGCGTTCCTTTTTCCGATCCCACAGCCGACGGACCGGTGATTCAGGCAGCTTCTCAGCGCTCTCTAAAATCGGGAACTACCCTGGAGAGTGTTTTAAAAATGGTTGCCGAGGTGCGCAAAGTCTCCGAAATTCCTATTGTACTCTTTGGTTACTTCAATCCGATTTTTGCTTTTGGCGTGAAAAAGTTCGCTCATGCCGCTCGCACGGCGGGAGTGGATGGCGTTCTGGTTGTTGACCTGCCCTATGAAGAAGCAAAAGAACTTAGAACTTATACGGATGCGGTAGGCATTGATTTCATTTCGCTTATAGCCCCGACGACCGAAGAGGCAAGATTAAAAAAGATTGCCGCCGATGCTACCGGGTTTCTCTATTACATTTCCATAACCGGCATTACCGGCACTGCTGCCCCGAAAATTGACAACATAAAAATAGAAGTGGAAAAAATACGCAAAGTAACAAAACTTCCGATAGCCGTGGGGTTCGGCATATCAAAACCGCAGCAGGCGAGAGAGATCGGACGATTTGCCGACGGCATTGTTATCGGCAGTGCAGTTGTGCGCATGATTGACGAAAACAAAAATAATCGCGACTTAATAGAAATAGTTTCTGATTACATTATTGATATTAAAAAAGAATTAAATATTTATTATGCGTAA
- a CDS encoding phosphoribosylanthranilate isomerase, producing MTQVKICGITNPQDALIASKYGAAALGFIFYPPSPRYIKPVDAKQIISSLPAKVVKVGVFVNETPQEIKRVMEYCSLDMIQLHGDETPEYCHQFPAAITIKAVELKNNDDVKRALGYNVAAFLVDSRHAGLFGGTGKKSNWELACRIKDKKPLILSGGLNADNIAEALKSVAPAALDINSGVEASPGKKDHKKLAQIFDIIRASDTTPENSLLIFKKREP from the coding sequence GTGACACAGGTTAAAATCTGCGGCATAACCAATCCTCAAGACGCTCTGATAGCAAGCAAGTACGGAGCGGCGGCGTTGGGTTTTATATTTTATCCGCCTTCTCCGCGGTACATAAAACCGGTGGACGCAAAACAAATAATCAGCTCTTTGCCAGCTAAGGTGGTAAAGGTCGGTGTTTTTGTCAACGAAACGCCGCAAGAGATTAAAAGGGTGATGGAATATTGCTCGCTGGATATGATTCAATTGCATGGAGACGAAACACCTGAATATTGTCATCAATTCCCGGCTGCTATAACTATTAAAGCGGTAGAATTAAAAAATAATGATGATGTGAAACGCGCTCTTGGCTACAATGTAGCGGCCTTTTTGGTAGACAGCCGCCATGCCGGACTTTTTGGCGGGACCGGCAAAAAATCCAACTGGGAATTGGCCTGCCGCATTAAAGATAAAAAACCGTTGATTCTTTCGGGTGGATTAAACGCCGATAATATTGCCGAAGCTTTGAAATCCGTGGCCCCGGCTGCTTTGGATATAAACAGCGGGGTGGAGGCATCACCCGGCAAGAAAGATCACAAAAAGCTTGCACAAATATTTGATATTATCCGGGCGTCGGATACAACGCCTGAAAATTCACTATTAATATTCAAAAAGAGGGAACCATGA
- a CDS encoding anthranilate/aminodeoxychorismate synthase component II (TrpG; with TrpE catalyzes the formation of anthranilate and glutamate from chorismate and glutamine; TrpG provides the glutamine amidotransferase activity) — protein MILMIDNYDSFTFNIVQYLEQMGEKVETYRNDKITPEEIKRKKPRAIFLSPGPCTPKEAGITVDVVREFYKDVPLMGICLGHQSIGYAFGAKIVRADRIMHGKISQVKHDGKTIFARIPNPFPAGRYHSLIVVRETLPDFLEVSAETEEGEIMGLRHKEYPVEGIQFHPESVLTPQGKRIIRNFLKYTGKKEH, from the coding sequence ATGATTTTAATGATTGATAATTACGATTCGTTTACATTCAACATCGTCCAATATCTGGAACAAATGGGAGAGAAGGTTGAAACGTATCGTAATGACAAAATAACACCCGAAGAAATAAAACGTAAAAAACCCCGGGCAATCTTTCTTTCTCCGGGCCCCTGCACGCCCAAAGAGGCGGGAATAACTGTTGATGTCGTTCGCGAATTTTACAAAGACGTTCCCCTCATGGGAATATGTCTGGGACATCAATCCATCGGCTACGCCTTCGGAGCAAAGATAGTGCGCGCTGATCGCATTATGCACGGAAAAATATCTCAGGTAAAGCACGACGGCAAAACCATATTTGCCAGAATACCCAATCCTTTCCCCGCCGGCCGTTACCATTCGCTGATTGTTGTCAGAGAAACACTGCCTGACTTTTTGGAAGTCAGCGCGGAGACGGAAGAGGGCGAAATAATGGGATTGCGTCACAAAGAATATCCTGTGGAAGGCATTCAGTTTCATCCCGAATCGGTGCTGACGCCGCAGGGCAAACGCATAATCAGAAACTTTTTGAAATATACCGGAAAAAAGGAGCATTAA
- the trpD gene encoding anthranilate phosphoribosyltransferase: MIKEAIEKAVNKTNLPEAEMMAAMDEIMEGVATPAQIAALITALRMKGETVEEVTGAARIMRRKATRINACATTIVDTCGTGGDKLNTFNISTTAAFVVAAAGIVVAKHGNRAVSSGCGSADVLEALGVNISADQEIVEECVQQIGIGFLFAPKLHSAMKYAIGPRREIGIRTIFNMLGPLTNPAGATAQLLGVYDPKLTEMFADVLKNMGTKRAFVVHGLDGLDEVTITGETRVAELKDGIVRTYNINPVDYFGRTDTLDSIRGGDPSVNAQITRDVLSGKDGACRNVVLINAALAIVAGEKAQDIKEGLKVAADCVDSGAAVKKLQSLIELSNS, translated from the coding sequence ATGATTAAAGAAGCTATTGAAAAAGCTGTTAACAAGACCAATCTGCCGGAAGCGGAAATGATGGCGGCGATGGACGAAATTATGGAAGGAGTAGCCACGCCGGCGCAAATAGCCGCTTTAATCACGGCACTGCGCATGAAAGGCGAAACCGTGGAGGAAGTCACGGGCGCCGCGCGCATCATGCGCCGAAAGGCCACGCGTATCAATGCCTGCGCGACAACAATCGTAGACACATGTGGAACCGGTGGTGATAAACTAAACACTTTTAATATATCAACGACTGCCGCATTTGTTGTAGCAGCAGCGGGGATCGTTGTAGCCAAACACGGTAACCGCGCCGTTTCCAGCGGATGCGGCAGTGCCGATGTTCTGGAAGCACTGGGCGTTAATATCAGCGCCGATCAGGAAATCGTGGAAGAATGCGTTCAGCAAATCGGTATCGGCTTTCTTTTCGCACCCAAACTGCATAGCGCCATGAAATACGCAATCGGCCCCAGACGCGAAATCGGCATCCGTACAATCTTCAATATGCTGGGACCGCTTACTAATCCCGCGGGAGCAACAGCTCAGCTTCTGGGAGTTTACGATCCGAAGCTTACGGAAATGTTTGCCGATGTATTAAAGAATATGGGAACAAAAAGAGCCTTTGTTGTTCACGGTCTGGACGGTCTGGATGAAGTCACCATTACCGGCGAAACACGTGTTGCCGAACTAAAAGACGGAATTGTCAGGACATACAATATCAATCCAGTGGATTATTTTGGCAGAACGGATACATTGGACTCCATTCGCGGCGGCGATCCGTCTGTCAACGCACAAATAACCCGCGACGTTCTTTCCGGAAAAGACGGCGCCTGTCGCAATGTTGTTCTAATCAATGCGGCGTTGGCGATTGTCGCCGGAGAAAAAGCGCAAGATATTAAAGAAGGTTTAAAGGTTGCGGCCGATTGCGTTGACAGCGGCGCGGCGGTAAAGAAACTGCAATCACTAATTGAGCTGAGCAATAGCTAA
- a CDS encoding indole-3-glycerol phosphate synthase TrpC, translating into MILDKIIETKKEEVAQLKKETTQAQLQKIIAGLKPCLDFRKALKSGACNIIAEVKCASPSRGRLIKDFDPVRIADIYERNGASAISVLTDEKYFAGHKNYLTQIRQKINLPLLRKDFIIDPIQIYETRAIGADAILLIVRALGKKLAEFLSLSKELGLNPLVEVHDEEELDLALAVGAEIIGINNRNLDTFITDIETSRRLKLRIPADKIVVAESGISNRKDIESLMDVGINAFLIGEALITAPDIGVKLRTLKGEN; encoded by the coding sequence ATGATTCTCGACAAAATTATTGAAACGAAAAAAGAAGAAGTGGCGCAATTAAAAAAGGAAACTACACAGGCGCAACTGCAAAAAATTATTGCCGGGCTGAAACCGTGTCTCGATTTCAGGAAGGCATTGAAAAGCGGTGCCTGCAACATTATTGCGGAAGTAAAATGCGCTTCTCCTTCCCGTGGCAGACTTATCAAGGATTTTGATCCGGTCAGAATTGCCGACATTTATGAAAGAAACGGCGCGTCCGCGATTTCAGTTCTCACTGACGAAAAATATTTCGCCGGGCATAAAAATTACCTGACGCAAATCAGACAAAAAATAAACCTGCCGCTGCTGCGCAAAGATTTTATTATCGATCCGATTCAGATTTACGAAACCAGAGCCATCGGCGCTGACGCAATATTACTTATCGTACGGGCTTTAGGAAAAAAACTGGCCGAATTTCTTTCATTATCAAAAGAGCTTGGGCTGAATCCACTGGTAGAAGTTCATGATGAAGAGGAACTGGATTTGGCGCTTGCCGTCGGAGCGGAAATTATCGGAATCAATAACCGTAATCTGGATACATTTATTACTGACATCGAAACCAGCCGCAGACTTAAGCTTCGAATTCCAGCAGATAAAATAGTCGTGGCAGAAAGCGGCATCAGCAATAGAAAAGATATCGAATCTTTGATGGATGTGGGCATTAATGCCTTTTTAATCGGCGAAGCTCTGATTACGGCACCGGACATCGGCGTGAAACTGCGTACATTAAAAGGGGAGAACTGA